Proteins from a single region of Salipiger sp. H15:
- a CDS encoding zinc-dependent alcohol dehydrogenase family protein — translation MRAAVLREYNADLSLEDVPMPDCPRDGVVLKVLACGVCRSDWHGWSGEHPRVKPGQIQGHEYCGEVVEAGPDSQWQVGDRLVAPFILACGTCPQCREGQQHTCFDQRLPGFIEPGAFAEYVAVPRDFNLARLPEGMSPTLAAGLGCRVTTAWHALTGRAALQGGEWLAVHGTGGIGLSAAILGRALGAHVIVVDVVQEKLDHALSLGMDAAVNAATEDAAARIKEITGGGAHVSVEALGIPQTVNASIRSLRPLGRHVQVGMPVGHHAIQEVDMNAVYMANLALYGTRGMPSHRYPSLLGLITRGKVDMSPLIAREIPLSQAGAELAAFNGPTPPGVAVITDFTR, via the coding sequence ATGCGCGCCGCCGTCCTGAGAGAGTACAATGCCGACCTGTCCCTCGAGGACGTGCCGATGCCGGACTGCCCGCGCGACGGCGTGGTGCTGAAGGTGCTGGCCTGCGGCGTCTGCCGGTCGGACTGGCACGGCTGGTCGGGCGAGCATCCGCGGGTGAAGCCCGGGCAGATCCAGGGCCACGAGTATTGCGGCGAGGTGGTCGAGGCCGGGCCGGACTCGCAATGGCAGGTCGGCGACCGGCTCGTCGCGCCCTTCATCCTCGCCTGCGGCACCTGCCCGCAATGCCGCGAGGGCCAGCAGCACACCTGCTTCGACCAGCGCCTGCCGGGCTTCATCGAGCCGGGCGCCTTTGCCGAATACGTCGCCGTGCCGCGCGACTTCAACCTCGCGCGCCTGCCCGAGGGCATGTCGCCGACGCTGGCGGCCGGGCTCGGCTGCCGGGTGACCACCGCCTGGCACGCGCTCACCGGGCGCGCGGCGCTGCAGGGCGGCGAGTGGCTGGCGGTGCATGGCACCGGCGGCATCGGGCTCTCGGCGGCGATCCTCGGCCGGGCGCTGGGCGCGCATGTGATCGTGGTGGACGTGGTGCAGGAAAAGCTCGACCACGCGCTCTCGCTCGGCATGGACGCGGCGGTGAATGCCGCGACCGAGGACGCGGCGGCGCGCATCAAGGAGATCACCGGCGGCGGCGCGCATGTCAGCGTCGAGGCGCTGGGCATCCCGCAGACGGTCAACGCCTCGATCCGCAGCCTTCGCCCGCTCGGGCGGCACGTGCAGGTCGGCATGCCGGTCGGGCATCACGCCATCCAGGAAGTGGACATGAACGCCGTCTACATGGCCAACCTCGCGCTTTACGGCACCCGCGGCATGCCCTCGCATCGCTATCCGTCGCTGCTTGGATTGATCACGCGGGGAAAGGTGGATATGAGCCCTCTCATCGCGCGCGAGATTCCCCTCAGCCAGGCGGGGGCGGAGCTGGCCGCGTTCAACGGGCCGACGCCCCCGGGCGTGGCCGTGATCACCGATTTCACCCGCTGA
- a CDS encoding ATP-binding protein, with amino-acid sequence MDRRRSGPLSWRVRAALIILLVLAVSTVWITNVLLTDRSTASTRNRAELRLALYSGNILSELRRNAIVPQLLARDPALIGALNSGDFSQSTQRLISYVDEIGAASLMLLDRDGRTVAATDRNRLGSNHRGEAYYIDALRANTTVFTVQEREAGGYSFTYSRRMENQNSSIGVIMVEVDLAKFERAWAGITDAVAVLDSEGRIILATEPRWRGLTMDEALAKQPAENAIERAIKATADWTALPADAYLRGEAVMRIDGRIPFRGWTMATFTTYASVREKVNAVLALEIMAFALLTALAFYALSRKTALRMALFQRESVELRALNARLQREIAEREKVQKDLASAEQTLEQSSKLAALGEMSAAVSHELNQPLAAMKTYLAGARLLLKRNRPEEALTAFSRIDDLIERMGAITRQLKSYARKGQANFVPVDMAEALASSLSMMEPQLKARRVRISKILPDLPVMVMGDRMRIEQVLVNLLRNAIDATKSVVNPEIEIILASGETATLSVRDNGHGIEDLDALFEPFYTTKQPGDGTGLGLAISSGIVTDLGGRLSARNGTDGGAVFEMQLPILNQSPAAAE; translated from the coding sequence ATGGACAGAAGGCGTTCGGGCCCGCTGAGCTGGCGGGTGCGGGCGGCGCTTATCATTCTTCTGGTGCTCGCGGTCAGCACGGTCTGGATCACCAACGTCCTGCTGACCGACCGCTCCACCGCCTCGACGCGCAACCGCGCCGAGCTGCGGCTTGCGCTCTACTCCGGCAACATCCTCTCCGAGCTGCGCCGCAACGCCATCGTGCCGCAGCTGCTGGCGCGCGACCCGGCGCTGATCGGGGCGCTGAATTCCGGCGACTTCAGCCAGTCGACGCAGCGGCTGATCTCCTACGTCGACGAGATCGGGGCAGCCTCGCTGATGCTGCTCGACCGCGACGGGCGCACCGTGGCGGCAACCGACCGCAACCGGCTCGGGTCGAACCACCGCGGCGAGGCCTATTACATCGACGCGCTGCGCGCCAACACCACGGTCTTCACCGTGCAGGAGCGCGAGGCGGGGGGCTATTCCTTCACCTACTCGCGCCGGATGGAGAACCAGAACTCCTCGATCGGCGTGATCATGGTCGAGGTCGACCTCGCCAAGTTCGAGCGCGCCTGGGCCGGGATCACCGACGCCGTGGCGGTGCTCGATTCCGAGGGCCGGATCATCCTTGCCACCGAGCCGCGCTGGCGCGGGCTGACCATGGACGAGGCGCTGGCCAAGCAGCCCGCCGAGAACGCCATCGAGCGCGCCATCAAGGCCACCGCCGACTGGACCGCGCTGCCCGCCGACGCCTACCTGCGCGGCGAGGCGGTGATGCGCATCGACGGGCGGATCCCGTTCCGCGGCTGGACCATGGCGACCTTCACCACCTATGCCTCGGTGCGCGAGAAGGTGAACGCGGTGCTGGCGCTCGAGATCATGGCCTTCGCGCTGCTGACCGCGCTGGCCTTCTACGCCCTGTCGCGCAAGACCGCGCTGCGCATGGCGCTGTTCCAGCGCGAGAGCGTCGAGCTGCGCGCGCTGAACGCCCGGCTGCAGCGCGAGATCGCCGAGCGCGAGAAGGTGCAGAAGGACCTCGCCAGCGCCGAGCAGACGCTCGAGCAGAGCTCGAAGCTGGCCGCCCTCGGCGAGATGTCCGCCGCCGTCAGCCACGAGCTGAACCAGCCGCTGGCGGCGATGAAGACCTACCTTGCCGGGGCGCGGCTGCTGCTCAAGCGCAACCGCCCCGAGGAGGCGCTGACCGCCTTTTCCCGCATCGACGACCTGATCGAGCGGATGGGGGCGATCACCCGCCAGCTCAAGAGCTACGCCCGCAAGGGGCAGGCGAATTTCGTGCCCGTCGACATGGCCGAGGCGCTGGCCTCGTCGCTGTCGATGATGGAGCCGCAGCTCAAGGCGCGGCGGGTGCGCATCTCGAAGATCCTGCCCGACCTGCCGGTGATGGTGATGGGCGACCGGATGCGCATCGAGCAGGTGCTCGTGAACCTGTTGCGCAACGCCATCGACGCCACCAAGTCGGTGGTGAACCCCGAGATCGAGATCATCCTCGCCAGCGGCGAGACCGCCACGCTCAGCGTGCGCGACAACGGCCACGGGATCGAGGATCTCGATGCGCTGTTCGAGCCCTTCTACACCACCAAGCAGCCCGGCGACGGCACCGGCCTTGGCCTTGCGATCTCCTCGGGGATCGTCACGGACCTCGGCGGAAGGCTCTCGGCGCGCAATGGTACGGATGGGGGGGCTGTTTTCGAGATGCAATTGCCTATCTTGAACCAGAGCCCCGCGGCGGCCGAGTGA
- a CDS encoding sigma-54 dependent transcriptional regulator — translation MTKAMKIAIVDDEKDMRQSISQWLALSGYDTETYSSAEEALGAVGADYPGIVISDIRMPGMDGIQLLRKLMGNDSALPVIMITGHGDVPMAVEAMRIGAYDFLEKPFNPDRMSELAKKATNARRLTLDNRVLRRELSDGGQLMSKLIGQSPAMERLREDVLDLGQADGHVLIDGETGTGKTLIAHALHAVGSRAGKKFVLISCAAMDEDALMRRLFGPMQPEDTRLPAIEEARGGTLVLEDIESLSDASQARLLSVINDQGTPPETRIVAICNLQDEGRTCETALRPDLYYRLAALKITVPPLRQRGEDILTLFTRFSEQFSDEYGCDAPQVSAQEAAQLLQAPWPGNVRQLINLAERAVLQSRRGTGTIASLLMNDHEDMQPVMTTEGKPLKEYVEAFERMLIDNTMRRHKGSISSVMDELCLPRRTLNEKMAKYGLQRSDYL, via the coding sequence ATGACCAAAGCCATGAAGATCGCCATCGTCGACGATGAGAAGGACATGCGCCAGTCGATCAGCCAGTGGCTGGCCCTGTCTGGCTATGACACCGAAACCTATTCCAGCGCCGAAGAGGCGCTTGGCGCCGTCGGCGCGGATTACCCGGGGATCGTGATCTCGGACATCCGGATGCCCGGCATGGACGGGATCCAGCTGCTGCGCAAGCTCATGGGCAACGACAGCGCGCTGCCGGTGATCATGATCACCGGTCACGGCGACGTGCCGATGGCCGTCGAGGCGATGCGCATCGGCGCCTACGACTTCCTCGAGAAGCCGTTCAACCCCGACCGCATGTCCGAGCTGGCCAAGAAGGCCACCAACGCCCGCCGCCTGACGCTCGACAACCGCGTGCTGCGGCGCGAGCTTTCCGACGGCGGCCAGTTGATGAGCAAGCTCATCGGCCAGAGCCCCGCCATGGAGCGGCTGCGCGAGGACGTGCTCGACCTCGGCCAGGCCGACGGCCACGTGCTGATCGACGGCGAGACCGGCACCGGCAAGACGCTGATCGCCCACGCGCTGCACGCGGTGGGGTCGCGCGCCGGCAAGAAGTTCGTGCTGATCTCCTGCGCGGCGATGGACGAGGACGCGCTGATGCGCCGCCTCTTCGGCCCGATGCAGCCCGAGGACACGCGCCTGCCGGCGATCGAGGAAGCCCGCGGCGGCACGCTTGTGCTCGAGGACATCGAGAGCCTGTCGGACGCCTCGCAGGCGCGGCTGCTGTCGGTGATCAACGACCAGGGCACCCCGCCCGAGACCCGCATCGTCGCGATCTGCAACCTGCAGGACGAGGGCCGCACCTGCGAGACCGCGCTGCGCCCCGATCTCTACTACCGCCTCGCGGCGCTGAAGATCACCGTGCCGCCGCTGCGCCAGCGCGGCGAGGACATCCTGACGCTCTTCACCCGCTTCTCCGAGCAGTTCTCGGACGAGTATGGCTGCGACGCGCCGCAGGTCTCGGCGCAGGAGGCGGCGCAGCTGCTGCAGGCGCCCTGGCCGGGGAACGTGCGCCAGCTCATCAACCTCGCCGAGCGCGCGGTGCTGCAGTCGCGCCGCGGCACGGGCACCATCGCCTCGCTGCTGATGAACGACCACGAGGACATGCAGCCGGTGATGACCACCGAGGGCAAGCCGCTGAAGGAATATGTCGAAGCCTTCGAACGCATGCTCATCGACAACACCATGCGCCGTCACAAGGGCTCGATCTCGTCGGTGATGGACGAGCTCTGCCTGCCGCGCCGGACGCTGAACGAGAAGATGGCCAAGTACGGGCTGCAGCGCTCGGACTACCTCTGA
- the aroB gene encoding 3-dehydroquinate synthase, with translation MSDVMQAGTVHVDLGARAYDVRIGGGLLARAGTEIAPLLGKRRRVAVVSDETVAAAHLPALKDGLAAAGISCEVLTLAPGEATKCWRELERVTEWLLAQRVERSDVVVALGGGVIGDLVGFAAAILRRGVRFVQIPTSLLAQVDSSVGGKTGINSPAGKNLIGAFHQPSLVLADIDVLQTLTPRDFLAGYGEVVKYGLLGDAKFFTWLEASAEALLARRPAALAHAVTRSVEMKAGIVVRDETEQGERALLNLGHTFCHALEAATGYSNRLLHGEGVAIGCALAFELSARLGLCPQEDPSRLRAHLAEMGMKRDLADIPGDLPPAETLYELMGQDKKVLDGAIRFILARGIGRAFVTADVPREAVLQLLRDGLAGR, from the coding sequence ATGAGCGACGTGATGCAGGCGGGAACGGTGCATGTGGACCTGGGCGCGCGCGCCTATGACGTGCGGATCGGCGGCGGGCTGCTGGCCCGCGCCGGGACCGAGATCGCGCCGCTGCTCGGCAAGCGCCGGCGCGTGGCGGTGGTCAGCGACGAGACCGTCGCGGCGGCGCATCTGCCGGCGCTGAAGGACGGGCTGGCGGCGGCGGGCATCTCCTGCGAGGTGCTGACCCTCGCGCCGGGCGAGGCGACCAAGTGCTGGCGCGAGCTCGAACGGGTCACCGAATGGCTGCTGGCGCAACGGGTCGAGCGCAGCGACGTGGTGGTCGCGCTCGGCGGCGGGGTGATCGGCGATCTCGTCGGTTTCGCCGCCGCGATCCTGCGCCGCGGCGTGCGCTTCGTGCAGATCCCGACCTCGCTGCTGGCGCAGGTCGACAGCTCGGTCGGCGGCAAGACCGGGATCAACTCGCCCGCCGGCAAGAACCTGATCGGCGCCTTCCACCAGCCCTCGCTGGTGCTGGCCGACATCGATGTGCTGCAGACGCTGACCCCGCGCGATTTCCTCGCGGGCTACGGCGAGGTGGTCAAGTACGGCCTGCTCGGCGATGCGAAGTTCTTCACCTGGCTCGAGGCCAGCGCCGAGGCACTGCTGGCGCGGCGTCCGGCGGCGCTGGCGCATGCGGTGACGCGCTCGGTCGAGATGAAGGCCGGGATCGTCGTGCGCGACGAGACCGAGCAGGGCGAGCGCGCGCTGCTCAACCTCGGCCACACCTTCTGCCACGCGCTCGAGGCGGCCACGGGCTATTCGAACCGGCTGCTGCACGGCGAGGGCGTGGCGATCGGCTGCGCGCTGGCCTTCGAGCTTTCCGCCCGGCTCGGGCTCTGCCCGCAGGAGGACCCGTCGCGGCTGCGCGCGCATCTCGCCGAGATGGGCATGAAGCGCGACCTCGCGGACATCCCCGGCGATTTGCCCCCGGCCGAGACGCTCTACGAGCTGATGGGGCAGGACAAGAAGGTGCTCGACGGCGCCATCCGCTTCATCCTTGCCCGCGGCATCGGCCGCGCCTTCGTCACCGCGGACGTGCCGCGCGAGGCGGTGCTGCAGCTGCTGCGCGACGGTCTCGCCGGGCGCTGA
- a CDS encoding shikimate kinase, translating to MHGRETRGLNPKLKKTVVLVGMMGAGKSAVGRALATALNVPFRDSDAEIEKAANMTIAEIFARDGEAFFRRKESQVIERLLDARPAVLSTGGGAYMAEENRRMITEKGVAVWLDADLKVLWGRVRHKDTRPLLRTPDPLATLSEIYERRVPIYALADLAVKSEQGLSVDAMARKVIETLKSTRPDVVGESCR from the coding sequence ATGCATGGCCGAGAAACAAGGGGATTGAACCCGAAGTTGAAAAAGACAGTTGTGCTGGTGGGCATGATGGGAGCGGGGAAATCGGCCGTCGGCCGGGCATTGGCCACAGCTCTCAACGTGCCGTTCCGCGATTCGGATGCCGAGATCGAGAAGGCGGCGAACATGACCATCGCCGAGATCTTCGCCCGTGACGGCGAGGCCTTCTTCCGGCGCAAGGAAAGCCAGGTGATCGAGCGGCTGCTCGACGCGCGGCCGGCGGTGCTCTCGACCGGGGGCGGCGCCTACATGGCCGAGGAAAACCGCCGGATGATCACCGAGAAGGGCGTCGCCGTCTGGCTCGACGCCGATCTCAAGGTGCTCTGGGGGCGGGTGCGCCACAAGGACACGCGGCCGCTCTTGCGCACGCCCGATCCGCTGGCGACGCTCAGCGAGATCTACGAGCGCCGGGTACCGATCTACGCGCTCGCGGACCTCGCGGTGAAATCGGAACAGGGGCTGTCGGTCGACGCCATGGCCCGCAAGGTGATCGAGACGCTGAAATCGACGCGTCCGGACGTGGTGGGAGAGAGCTGCAGATGA
- the purQ gene encoding phosphoribosylformylglycinamidine synthase subunit PurQ → MKAAVIVFPGSNCDRDLKMAFEQAGLEVEMVWHKDTSLPKGIDIVGLPGGFSFGDYLRCGAIAANSPICQGVKAHAERGGYVFGVCNGFQILTETGLLPGALLRNANLKYICRTVGLEVAESQSVFTRGYAAGEKIGIPIAHHDGNYTADAATLDMLEGEGRVAFRYTDNPNGADRDIAGILSENRRVLGMMPHPERACDPSQGNTDGARLFANLTAALAEA, encoded by the coding sequence ATGAAAGCCGCCGTCATCGTCTTCCCCGGGTCCAACTGCGACCGTGATCTGAAGATGGCCTTCGAGCAGGCCGGGCTCGAGGTCGAGATGGTCTGGCACAAGGACACGTCGCTGCCCAAGGGCATCGACATCGTCGGCCTGCCGGGAGGCTTTTCCTTCGGCGACTACCTGCGCTGCGGCGCCATCGCGGCCAACTCGCCCATCTGCCAGGGCGTGAAGGCCCATGCCGAGCGCGGCGGCTACGTCTTCGGCGTGTGCAACGGCTTCCAGATCCTCACCGAGACCGGGCTGCTGCCGGGCGCGCTGCTGCGCAACGCGAACCTCAAGTACATCTGCCGCACGGTGGGGCTGGAAGTGGCCGAGAGCCAGTCGGTCTTCACCCGCGGCTACGCGGCGGGCGAGAAGATCGGCATCCCGATCGCGCACCATGACGGCAACTACACCGCCGACGCGGCGACGCTCGACATGCTCGAGGGCGAGGGCCGCGTTGCCTTCCGCTACACCGACAACCCCAATGGCGCGGACCGCGACATCGCCGGGATCCTGTCGGAAAACCGCCGTGTTCTGGGGATGATGCCGCACCCCGAGCGGGCCTGCGATCCGTCGCAGGGCAACACCGACGGTGCGCGTCTTTTCGCCAATCTGACCGCGGCGCTCGCCGAGGCTTGA